The Lutibacter profundi region TACGTTAAAAAACACTTGTATTTTTATATTATAATAATATAAAAAAAAATGAGACCTATACATTTAGCCATCATAGAAGACGACTTAATTATTCAAGAAAGTTTGGTAGAATATTTTGGACTACAGGATGCTATTGAAGTTGTTTTAGTGGCAAGTAGTGTAGAAGAATTTTTAAAAAAAATTATGACTAGCGAAAAGCAACCTAGTATTTTATTGTTAGATATCAATCTCCCAGGTATATCTGGTTTGGAAGGGCTTCCCTTAATTAAAAATAAATTACCCGAGTTGGATGTGATGATGCTAACCACTTTTGATGAAACCGATAAGATTTTTAAAGCTCTTTCTTGTGGAGCCTGCTCGTATATGTCTAAACGTATTTCACTTCAAAAAATATTGGAAGCAGTGCTTATTGTAAATGAAGGAGGATCCTATATGTCTCCTGCCATAGCTAGAAAAATAGCCAATTATTATGCACCCAAAAAGAAACAACTCCTCACTGAAAGACAATTAGAAATTGTTGAAGGCATTGTTGCGGGTCAAAGCTATAAAATGATTGCAGCAGATTTATTTGTGTCTATAGATACGGTACGAAGCCATATAAAAAACATTTACAAAACCCTCGAAATAAATTGCAAAGCCGAGCTTATACGAAAATCATTTGATAAAGAAATATAATTAATTTTGTTTTAATTTATTAATTTCTACTAAGATTTGAAATTTTCGCTTCTCCATCTATACTTTTCCAAGCTCTGTATTAAAACTTTCATTGTAGTTTTTTAACAAAAATTATCTTAAAGACAAACAAGTATCAATTAGTTTAAATAAAATATGGTATAAACTAGATTTTTAATGTATATATTGTAAATACGTTCTTCTAAACAAAGTGTTCTAATGGTTGGTTGTGTTAAGGAACATATATTTTGCAACGTGTGTGTTTTCCGTCTTTTTTATTGCCAATTTTTGTTTGCTATTAATTTAAATTAGGGTTTTCTAATATTGTTTGTGATTTTTCGGTTTTACGAGACTCTTTATACTCATTAAATTATATTCATTAAACTTTTTAATTCTTGAATTTTGTAGATGTTCTATAGATGTCTTTGATTCATCATAATGGTAAAATCTTAAATCATGTTCTTTTTGCCGTTCGGAACTAAAATTTGAAACACGTTTTAAATAGCCAATCACTCTTGTTCCATAATCTATATTTTTAGAATTACATTGACTACATTTTTGAAGTGTTCTTTTATCAATATTTCCACACTCGTTACAAATGGTTATTTTTATGTTAAAACAAAAGTAATTACACCCTGCTAAAGCGGTAGCGTTAATTAATTTTAAAAAACCTTCTTTATTGGG contains the following coding sequences:
- a CDS encoding response regulator transcription factor, with translation MRPIHLAIIEDDLIIQESLVEYFGLQDAIEVVLVASSVEEFLKKIMTSEKQPSILLLDINLPGISGLEGLPLIKNKLPELDVMMLTTFDETDKIFKALSCGACSYMSKRISLQKILEAVLIVNEGGSYMSPAIARKIANYYAPKKKQLLTERQLEIVEGIVAGQSYKMIAADLFVSIDTVRSHIKNIYKTLEINCKAELIRKSFDKEI